A single Candidatus Hydrogenedentota bacterium DNA region contains:
- the pgl gene encoding 6-phosphogluconolactonase, translating into MMSREGRGTSEFRVCADPLRALARAFAELVASLERPCVALSGGSTPKSLYILWATEYRTSLPWASMHLFQADERCVPPGDPASNWRLLNETLLKAVPETHAYRIEAERPGAAEAYETILRQHVPAGEDGVPRLDLALLGMGADGHTASLFPGTPALDQRERLVVRNDAPQLQPARITLTFPVLEAARHRWFLVTGRDKADAVAAAKARANPAGRLDALWFLDGEAASRL; encoded by the coding sequence ATGATGTCTCGGGAAGGACGTGGCACGAGCGAGTTTCGCGTCTGTGCGGACCCGTTACGGGCGCTTGCCCGTGCCTTCGCCGAACTGGTGGCGTCTCTCGAAAGGCCCTGCGTCGCATTGTCGGGCGGCTCGACTCCGAAAAGCCTGTATATCCTCTGGGCCACGGAATACCGGACGTCCCTCCCGTGGGCCTCGATGCACCTGTTCCAGGCCGACGAGCGCTGTGTGCCGCCCGGCGATCCCGCGTCCAACTGGAGACTTCTCAACGAGACCCTGCTCAAGGCCGTTCCCGAAACCCACGCGTACCGTATCGAGGCCGAACGCCCCGGTGCCGCCGAAGCCTATGAGACCATTCTGCGGCAACATGTCCCCGCCGGCGAGGACGGGGTTCCCCGCCTCGACCTGGCATTGCTGGGGATGGGCGCAGACGGCCATACCGCATCGCTTTTCCCCGGCACGCCGGCCCTTGACCAGCGGGAACGCCTGGTAGTGCGGAACGACGCACCTCAACTCCAGCCCGCGAGAATCACGCTCACGTTTCCAGTGCTGGAGGCTGCGCGCCACCGGTGGTTTCTTGTAACGGGACGCGATAAAGCGGACGCCGTGGCTGCGGCCAAGGCGCGCGCCAATCCCGCCGGCCGCCTCGACGCCCTC